A single region of the Aurantiacibacter sp. MUD11 genome encodes:
- the rfbC gene encoding dTDP-4-dehydrorhamnose 3,5-epimerase, translating to MQVKRCDIDGLLIIEPQVFGDERGFFMESWNAAKFADAGLDIAFLQDNHSRSQKGVLRGMHFQNPGPQGKLVRVVSGAVYDVAVDLRRSSPTFGKWFGVELSADNKRMFWVPQGFAHGFLTLEDDTDFLYKCDAPYAPQFEHSLAWDDPKVGIEWPTDGLTVQLSDKDREGLPLDKVEAFA from the coding sequence ATGCAGGTCAAACGCTGCGACATTGATGGCCTCCTGATCATCGAACCGCAGGTCTTCGGCGATGAACGCGGCTTCTTCATGGAAAGCTGGAACGCGGCGAAATTCGCAGACGCCGGCCTCGACATCGCCTTCTTGCAGGATAACCATTCTCGCTCTCAGAAGGGCGTTTTGCGCGGCATGCATTTCCAGAACCCGGGGCCGCAGGGCAAGTTGGTGCGGGTCGTATCGGGCGCGGTCTATGATGTGGCGGTGGACCTGCGCCGCTCTTCGCCAACCTTCGGCAAGTGGTTCGGCGTCGAACTATCTGCTGACAACAAGCGAATGTTCTGGGTTCCGCAAGGCTTCGCCCACGGCTTCCTGACGCTCGAGGACGACACCGACTTCCTCTATAAATGCGACGCCCCCTATGCTCCGCAATTCGAACACTCTCTGGCATGGGACGACCCAAAGGTTGGCATCGAATGGCCGACCGACGGCCTGACAGTGCAGCTTTCTGACAAGGATCGTGAAGGCCTTCCCCTCGACAAGGTGGAGGCCTTCGCATGA